In the Alkaliphilus oremlandii OhILAs genome, one interval contains:
- a CDS encoding nucleoside recognition domain-containing protein yields MEGLKGSFNSIYSIAKIVIPLMILLQIAKDYKFLDKISKAFEFLTKFFHMSKESTLPLLVGIIFGISYGAGVILQAAKEGNLSKKDTFLISTFLVICHAIVEDTLIFVAVGANGYLLFGIRILAAIIITYILAKRFNFEEYTLDKEPTSIE; encoded by the coding sequence ATGGAAGGCTTGAAGGGAAGCTTCAATTCTATTTACTCCATAGCTAAAATTGTGATACCCTTAATGATTCTATTGCAAATAGCGAAAGATTATAAATTCCTTGATAAAATATCCAAGGCTTTTGAATTTCTAACAAAGTTCTTTCATATGTCAAAGGAATCTACGTTACCACTACTGGTGGGAATTATCTTTGGAATATCCTATGGTGCAGGTGTCATCTTACAAGCAGCGAAGGAAGGCAATCTTTCTAAAAAGGATACTTTTTTAATCTCAACCTTTCTAGTGATTTGTCATGCCATCGTGGAAGATACGCTCATATTTGTTGCCGTTGGTGCAAATGGCTATCTATTATTTGGCATTCGGATTTTAGCTGCTATTATCATTACTTATATATTAGCCAAAAGATTCAATTTCGAGGAATACACATTGGATAAAGAACCAACATCAATAGAATAG
- a CDS encoding nucleoside recognition domain-containing protein codes for MLLESVKTGIKKGLETTWILAKTIVPVYIFVTILNHTPVINWITVIFEPLMGIFNLPGEAAIVLVVGNLLNLYAAIGAIKAIELTAAQVTILAIMLSFSHSLLVETAVTRKLGFKVSHALIIRMGLAIIFGIIVGRVGAII; via the coding sequence ATGCTGCTAGAATCGGTTAAAACAGGAATAAAGAAAGGCTTAGAAACAACTTGGATATTAGCAAAGACCATAGTTCCTGTATATATTTTTGTAACCATATTGAACCATACGCCAGTAATTAACTGGATAACAGTAATATTTGAACCTTTAATGGGAATTTTTAACTTGCCGGGTGAAGCCGCCATTGTACTCGTCGTTGGAAATTTACTAAATTTATATGCAGCAATCGGTGCAATTAAGGCCATAGAGTTGACAGCAGCCCAAGTAACAATTTTAGCAATAATGCTTTCGTTCTCTCATTCTTTACTGGTAGAGACTGCTGTTACAAGGAAATTAGGTTTTAAGGTTTCTCATGCGCTGATTATTCGAATGGGCTTAGCAATTATATTTGGAATTATTGTCGGAAGGGTCGGTGCAATCATATGA
- a CDS encoding superoxide dismutase family protein: protein MNYYQYDNDIPYNFNGYTVNDWPADIHPLENCCSIPHFMELAVAHINGGPLAPDIKGTVYFIKAAGGTNVYIDVSGLPPYTPAIGNNNPIGPLGFHMHQNCSCAVGDPADPFQSAGGHWNPTNQPHGSVYSLVVLYV from the coding sequence ATGAATTATTATCAATACGATAACGATATTCCTTACAACTTTAATGGTTACACTGTAAATGATTGGCCAGCAGATATACATCCATTAGAAAATTGTTGCTCTATTCCTCATTTCATGGAGTTGGCTGTAGCGCATATCAATGGAGGACCCCTTGCGCCTGATATTAAAGGAACGGTTTATTTTATAAAAGCGGCAGGAGGTACCAATGTATATATTGATGTTTCAGGTCTTCCGCCATATACACCAGCCATAGGTAATAATAATCCGATTGGTCCTCTTGGGTTTCATATGCATCAAAATTGCTCTTGCGCAGTAGGTGATCCAGCAGATCCTTTCCAAAGTGCCGGTGGACATTGGAATCCGACGAATCAGCCTCATGGTAGTGTATACTCATTGGTGGTTTTGTATGTTTAG